The genomic region AAAGGGCCTGGTCGGCGAGACGCCGGTGCAGCCGGGCGACGAACTCCTCGCTCGGCACGTCGCTGCCGGGTCGGGCTGCCCGCAGCGTGATCGCCGCGCGCAGGGCGGCGGCGTCCTGCGGGCCCGCGTCGAACCGCCTGGGCCGCCGGTGGCCGAGGAGGTCCTCGACGAACCGGCGCAGTCCCCGCCCGATCACGGGGTCATCTCGTCGCCGAGCCGGGCCGCCTGGCGCAGCGCGCGGTGCTGAAGAACCTTCGCGTTCCCGACCGTGATCCCGAGCTCGTCGGCGGCCTCCCGCAGCGTGCACGCCTCCAGGAACCGCAGCCGCAGGATGCGGGCGTACCGGTCGGGCAGCGCGGCCAGGATCGCCTCCGCGCGGGCGGGGTTGTCCCGCGCCGGGCCGACCGGGGCGCCCACGGTGGCGAACATCGTCTGAGCGAAATCCTCGTCGAGCGTCGTGACGGCGACTCCCAGGGTGCGCCGCCAGTGCGCGGCGAGCACCGTCCGGGCCGTCGCGACCAGGTACGCCCGCACCTCACCGACGCTAGCCGACACCCGCAGGGGACGCAGCGCCGCCATGAACACCTCGGCCGTCAGGTCCTCGGCGTCCGGACGGTTCCCCACCTTCGCGAACATGATCTTATACACCCGCTCCACGTTGTCGCGATAGATCTCCTCCCAGCCGGGATAGACGTCATCGGACACCACCCGCAACCGCGGCGGGTCAGGACGCGACAACACGCCGACGCCAGCGCCGCCGCCCCGGCCGGTTCCGACGCCGGTTCCGGCTCGGCCACCCTCGCCACCCAGGTCACCGCCGTCACAGCCGCCACAGCCGTCGCCCGACGCGCCGCCGCCGGTGCCGCCGACCGCCTCCTCCTCCGCCAGGGTGCGTCGTCGGATCCACGCCCGACCACCCGCCACCGGTCGCCACCGCCTCACAGCTCGCCATCGTCGCCGATCTCTCGCCTCACCCGTACAGATAGACGGCAGGGTTACACCTCGGCACGACCACGTCGGATGGGCGGGTCGGCGGCGCGCACGGGCCCGAACCTCGGCCCGTGCATCCCGGCGCGGGCAGGCGCTACCCCTCCAGGTAGGCGAGGACGGCGAGCACCCGCCGGTTGTCGTCCTCGGACGGCTGCAGTCCGAGCTTGGTGAAGATGCTGGCCGTGTGCTTGCCGACCGCCTTCTCGGTGATCACCAGGCTGGCCGCGATCGCCGCGTTCGAGCGGCCCTGGGCCATGTGGGCGAGCACCTCGCGCTCCCGCGGGCTGAGCCGGTCCAGCGGCCGGCGGCGGCTGTCGAGCAGCTTCGCCACGACGCTCGGGTCGAGCGCCGTGCCGCCGGCCGCGACGCGCCGCACCGCCGCGATGAACTGCCCGACATCCGAGACCCGGTCCTTGAGCAGGTAGCCGATGCCGCCGAGCCCGTCGGCCAGCAGCTCCCGGGCGTAGAGCTGCTCGACGTACTGGGACAGCACGAGCACCGGCAGGCCGGGAACCTGCTGGCGGGCGGCGAGCGCCGCCCGCAGGCCCTCGTCGGTGTGACCGGGTGGCAGGCGGACGTCGACCACCGCGACGTCCGGGCGCAGCGCGACGAGATCCCGCACGAGCTGCGGACCGTTGTCGACCGCCGCGACGACCTCGAAGTCGTGCGCCTGGAACAGCCGGATGAGCCCGTCGCGCAGCAGGGTCAGATCCTCGGCGAGCACGATGCGCAGCCGGCTCACGGCAGGCGGCCCGGACCGTGGGGCACGGTGATCGTGATGACGGTGGGCCCGCCCGGCGGGCTGTCGAGGTCGAGCCGGCCGTCGAACGTCTCGAGCCGGCGCCTGACGCCGCGTAGCCCCAGCCCCGCCGCGGGGTCGGCGCCGCCGATCCCGTCGTCGGTGACGACGATCCGCAGAACGGCCCCGTCGTGCCGCAGGCTGATCCCGCCGGCCGTGGCCTGGCTGTGCTTGACGGCGTTGGCGAGACACTCGGCGGTGGCAAAGTAGGCGGCCGACTGCACCGCCGCGGGCAACTGCGCCGGGGCGTCGCCGTCGACGGTCACCGGCAGCGCGAGGTCCAGGGCGAGGGCCCGAAGCGCGCCGGCGAGGCCGCGGTCGGCAAGCACCGCGGGGTGGATGCTGTGCATGACGGTACGCAGGTCGTCCAGGGCGCTGACCGCGGTGGACCGGGCCTCTCGCAGCAGCCGCGCGGTCGCCTCGGGGTCCGCGCGGACCAGGTCCTCCGCCATGCCGAGGCTGAGCGCGAGGGAGACCATGCGCGCCTGGGCACCGTCATGCAGATCCCGTTCGACCCTCGCGAGTTCGGCGGCCTGCCCGTCCAGCGCCGCGCGCCTGGTGTGCGCCAGGACGGCGACCCTGGTGGTGAGCTCCTGCTCCCGCCTGTCCGGCAGGCGGCTGACCACCCAGACATACCCGCCGAAGAGGATCGACCACGCGGTGATGCTCCACAGCGGCCAGAAGTACCCACCCCCGGACAGCGCCCACACCGTCACGTCGACCGGCACGATGAGCACCAACACCGCTCGCCCGGCCGCGAGTCGGCGCCGCCGGCCCGGCGGTTGGCGCCGTGTCCAACCCAGGAGGAACGCGGCGGCAGCGGTGGTGGCGACCCCGAACCAGACCCATCGAGGCCAGAAGTAGCCGCCGCCGGCCACCGCCCACGCGATCGCGACCGCCGCGCACACCACCGCGGCGACCACGGCGACCACGGCGACCACGGCGACCGCGGCCACCGCCGGGGCGGTCGGGACCCGCGGGTCGGCCGTCGACCGCCCCGCCGTCCCGCTCACCTCACACCGCCCGGTGCGCGGGTCGCGCGGGGACGCCGTAGGCGATGCGGCGCAGCACCGTCTCGGCCGGCCCCCGGCGGCCGCGCCGATCCATCGCGTAGGCCCACCCCACCGACCCGGTCCAGACGAGCAGGCCGGCGACGGTGGCGACGTAGGTGGAACCGCCGAGGTCGAGCGCCCACCGGGAGAACAGTGCCAGCCACGCCACCGACTGGGCCAGGTAGGCCGTCAGCGACCGCCGTCCCAGCGCCGCCACGGCGTCCACGCAGCGCACGGCCCGATCCGAGTGTGGGTGCCGCGGCCGGGCCAGTCGTGCCGCCGCGAGGCCGAACAGGGCCACGTAACCGGGGCCGGCATACTCGCCCGTGACCGCGTGGAGCCACGACATGCGGTGCACTGTACCCGCGTCGACATGCGCGATACCGGCCGAAACGAAGGCGTACGGCAGCGCGCCGACGATGGCGACACCCAGGCCGGCGCAGGCGACCCGACGCAGGAGCGGCCGGTGCGCGGCCGGGTCCTCGAGGATGCGCCGCCGCGCTGCCCAGATGCCCAGCCAGACGATGACGATGAAGGGAATCACGGTCGCGGTGTGGACGGGCCACTCGGCGAGCCGGTCGAGGACCGAGCGCCCGTAGGACGACGCCGCCAGCGACGGGTCGGCCGCGTTGGTCAGCGTCGCAGGTCCCCGTCGCCACCGCAGGACGACCGCCACCGCGACGGCCGCCGCCTCCAGCGTCTGGATCCCCCAGAGCCAGAGCACGAGCCGGTGGAAGCGGTCGCCCCGAGGGAGCAGGACACAGGTCGCGACGATGCCGACGATGCCGTAGGCACCGAGGAAGTCGCCGAAGTAGAGCAGCGTCGCGTGCACGAAGCCGAATCCGACGAGGCAGGCGTTGCGGCGCAGCAGAATGCGCCGTCCGCCGTCGGGATCGGTCGCCCGGCGGCGGGCAAGTTGGACGAGGCTGTAGCCGAACATGACCGCGAAGACCGGGTACGCCCGGCTGTTCACCAGCGTGATCATCAGGAAGTCCACGACCCGCTCCGCGCCATGCGGCGTGCTGTCGATGCCGGGCTGGCCGGCGAAGGCGCAGTTCCCGGCGTTGGCGAGCGCGATAAACAGTAGCATCGCGCCGCGGGCCAGGTCGGGGGCCAGCGCGCGCTGCGGGGAGTGCCGGGGTCCGGGCGGGGCGGCCGTCGCGGGAGGCGTCTGCGTCATGACCCTCAGACTCGTGGCGCCCGGCCACCGCCACGAGGGGCCTGGACACCCTCTTCGGCGGGGGCCTGAACCCCCTGCGCACTCGGACAGGTCCATCCGTGATGCGCGCATCCGGCGTGACATCCGGTGCCAGGACGCTCATGATGACCTTTCGCGATGAAGCGGGGAGGTCGGGTTGTCTGCATCCGGCGACGGACACGGCGAGTGGATAACCGGCTGGTTGGAACGTGAGGTGGGCGGGAAGGTCGTCCGCATCGAGCGGCAGGCGCGGTGGCGCCCGGCCTGGTGGGTCGACGTCGAACGCGACGGCGAGATCCTGCCCCTGTATGTGCGGGGCGAGCGGGTCGACTCGCCGTCGGCGTTCCCGCTCCGGCACGAGATGCGTTTCCAGTCGGTCCTCCAGGAGCACGG from Frankia alni ACN14a harbors:
- a CDS encoding RNA polymerase sigma factor; its protein translation is MVSDDVYPGWEEIYRDNVERVYKIMFAKVGNRPDAEDLTAEVFMAALRPLRVSASVGEVRAYLVATARTVLAAHWRRTLGVAVTTLDEDFAQTMFATVGAPVGPARDNPARAEAILAALPDRYARILRLRFLEACTLREAADELGITVGNAKVLQHRALRQAARLGDEMTP
- a CDS encoding LuxR C-terminal-related transcriptional regulator, translating into MRIVLAEDLTLLRDGLIRLFQAHDFEVVAAVDNGPQLVRDLVALRPDVAVVDVRLPPGHTDEGLRAALAARQQVPGLPVLVLSQYVEQLYARELLADGLGGIGYLLKDRVSDVGQFIAAVRRVAAGGTALDPSVVAKLLDSRRRPLDRLSPREREVLAHMAQGRSNAAIAASLVITEKAVGKHTASIFTKLGLQPSEDDNRRVLAVLAYLEG
- a CDS encoding sensor histidine kinase yields the protein MSGTAGRSTADPRVPTAPAVAAVAVVAVVAVVAAVVCAAVAIAWAVAGGGYFWPRWVWFGVATTAAAAFLLGWTRRQPPGRRRRLAAGRAVLVLIVPVDVTVWALSGGGYFWPLWSITAWSILFGGYVWVVSRLPDRREQELTTRVAVLAHTRRAALDGQAAELARVERDLHDGAQARMVSLALSLGMAEDLVRADPEATARLLREARSTAVSALDDLRTVMHSIHPAVLADRGLAGALRALALDLALPVTVDGDAPAQLPAAVQSAAYFATAECLANAVKHSQATAGGISLRHDGAVLRIVVTDDGIGGADPAAGLGLRGVRRRLETFDGRLDLDSPPGGPTVITITVPHGPGRLP
- a CDS encoding DUF418 domain-containing protein; translation: MTQTPPATAAPPGPRHSPQRALAPDLARGAMLLFIALANAGNCAFAGQPGIDSTPHGAERVVDFLMITLVNSRAYPVFAVMFGYSLVQLARRRATDPDGGRRILLRRNACLVGFGFVHATLLYFGDFLGAYGIVGIVATCVLLPRGDRFHRLVLWLWGIQTLEAAAVAVAVVLRWRRGPATLTNAADPSLAASSYGRSVLDRLAEWPVHTATVIPFIVIVWLGIWAARRRILEDPAAHRPLLRRVACAGLGVAIVGALPYAFVSAGIAHVDAGTVHRMSWLHAVTGEYAGPGYVALFGLAAARLARPRHPHSDRAVRCVDAVAALGRRSLTAYLAQSVAWLALFSRWALDLGGSTYVATVAGLLVWTGSVGWAYAMDRRGRRGPAETVLRRIAYGVPARPAHRAV